GCGCCGATTCACCGTCACATCGCGCTGCGCCACGCCCGCATCGGTAATCATCGCATCGAGCCGAAAAGCCGCGCCCTGCGCCACATGCGGAAGCGGCTGATTGATATCTGCCGTGAAGCGCCGCGTGCGATCCGTACCGAGATTGCCATCCAATACCATGAAGGGCCGCAGTTCGGGAGCCTTGCTCTCCTGGTTGATCACGCCGCCCGTGGAGCCGCGTCCGAACTCCACGCCGGCCGGACCTTCGAGCACATCGATCTGCGCCAGATCAAAGGGATCGCGGTAATAGCTGCCGAAATCGCGAATGCCATCCAGAAAAATATCGTCTTCAATCGGAAAGCCGCGAATCGTCAGGTTGTCGCCCTGCAGCGCGCCTTCGCCCGCCGCCAGGCTGATGCCGGGCGAGTTGCGCAGCGCATCGTGAAAGGTGAGAACACCCTCGCTCGCAAGCAGATGCTGTGAAATGGTCGTGACGGATTGCGGCGTGTCCAGCAGAGGAGTGGGCAGCTTGGCCAGCGCCAGGCTGTCGCTGATCGAGCCGCGCACCTCCACCGATTGCGCGTTGCGAATGCCGATAGAAACGGTCGCCGTCCCCTGAAAGGCAAAGTCAAGCCCCGTGCGCGCCAGAATCTGCTTCAACGCCTGCTGCTGCGAATAAAGCCCCGAGACCCCCCGCGAATGAAAGCCGGGCACCGTGTCCACGGGAATGCTATACACCACCGTGAGGCCGCACTCCCGCGCAAATTTCCCCAGCACCTCATCCAGAGGCCCGGCCGGAATTTCAAAGCGGCGCACGGCAAGTCTTGCCTCTCCCTTGCCCGCATCCGTGCCTCGAACCTGCGCGTGAAGTTGCGCTGTTTTCCCTGCCGTGCCCGCCGCCGCATACGCCGCAATGGTACCCATGGCGAGCCATGCCCGCTTGCCACGCTTCTGCTTGTTCAGGGACTTTTTTGAGTGATCTTTCTGCCTGCTGCTCAACGTAACCTCGCAAAAGAGCCAAAGAATCTCCGGCTTCTCGGGCACGGATCTCCGCTGGCCAAATTGAAAGGACCGCCTGGAGCACCTTATAGTGAAAGGCATCCCGGCCAGTCCTGGCTGTGGGTCATCAGGCCTCGCGCTGCTCCGCCAAGAGTTTGAGCGTGGGGCCTGAGCGTCTTCAGGGAATCAACAACTGCGACTTAATTGGTCCGAGTTCAATATAAGACAAGATTGGTCGCACTTCAATCCCCGCGCGTGTTTTTTCTCCGCAGCCGCTCGCTTGCCCTCTTCGCTCCCCAGATCGACAAGGTGAGGTCTTTCTCGCCGGTGCTCTTGCAGAGGCATTCAGCAGTGCAACGCGCGGTGTATGCTGGCTTCTCTTGCGCAATCCCGCTCATGGCAAGCATGAACGGGAGCACTCCATACAAGGACTCACCATGACCAGAACTTTTCTTCGTCTTGCCGCCCTGTTCGCGGCTGCTGTTTTTGGATCATCCGCTCTGGCCGCCACTGCGCCTACCGTTCATATTGCGAATGGCGTCGTTCAAGGCACGCATGAAGATGGGCTCAGCATCTATCGAGGCATACCTTTTGCCGCGCCTCCCCTGGGCGCGCTGCGCTGGCGCGCCCCGCAGCCGGTGAAGAATTGGACCGGAGTGCTGCACGCCGATCACTTTGCACCGGCTTGCATGCAGCACCTTGAGGCCTGGATGGGCCCCATTCACGACAGCGAAGACTGCCTTTATCTGAACGTGTGGAGTCCGGCAAAGTCCGCAAAGGCAAATCTGCCTGTAATGGTGTGGATCTACGGTGGAGGCTTCACCTCGGGAGCCACGTCCATCGCGGCTTATAGCGGAGAAAATCTCGCGAAGCATGGCGTCGTGGTGGTGAGCATCTCTTACCGCGTGGGGCCTCTGGGCTTTCTGGCCTTGCCCGCGTTGAGTGCCGAGTCAAAGCATCATGTCTCCGGCAACTATGGCCTGCTCGATCAAATTGCCGGCCTGCGCTGGGTGCAGCACAACGTTGCCGCGTTTGGTGGAGACCCGCACAAAGTCACCATCTTCGGCGAATCCGCCGGGGGTATCTCGGTGAGCATGCTGGCAGCCTCGCCGCTGGCGCATGGCCTCTTTCAGAGCGCCATCTCAGAGAGCGGAAGCTCGTTCGGCCCCACGCGCACACCGCCTGCTCCGGGTGAGAACGTGCAGACGCTCGCCAATGCAGAACGCGAAGGCGCGGCCTTTGAAAAGCACCTCGGCGCAAGCTCGCTCGCGCAACTGCGCCAACTGCCGCCCAGCACCATCGATGACGCAAGAGCAGCGGGTGGTGAGTTCTGGCCCGTGATGGATGGCCGCGTCATCGTGGGCGACGAGTACAACCTCTACAAAGAGGGCCGCTACAATCACACGCCTGTGCTCATCGGCACCAACTCCGATGAGGGCGCGCTCTTCGGCACCCCGCCCACGCGCGAGGCTTATCTGAATGGAGTGCGCCAGCGGTTTGGCCCCTTTGCGGATCGCGTTCTCGCCGTTTATCCGGCCACGCCCGCTGCCTGGCGTCAATCAAGCATGAACCTCATGCGCGACACGGCGTTTGCCTGGGGCACCTGGAGCTGGGCTCGCCTTCAGTCCCGGACGCATGGCGGCCCGGTGTACATGTACTACTTCGATCACATTCAGCCGCGCCCGGCCGACTCCCCGTGGAAGAACGCCATCGGCGCAGTGCACTCCGAAGAGATCGTGTATGTCTTTGAGCACATCAACCAATCGCCCAACCTGCCGTGGACGCCGGTCGATCGCAAGCTCTCCGCAGACATGGCCACCTACTGGACGAACTTTGCCAAGTACGGCACGCCCAACGGCAACGGGCTGCCGAACTGGCCCGCCTTCACCAACGCCAGCGCAAAGGTGATGCATTTCACCAGCGCGCCCACTGTGGGCGGGGT
The DNA window shown above is from Acidobacterium capsulatum ATCC 51196 and carries:
- a CDS encoding carboxylesterase/lipase family protein, encoding MTRTFLRLAALFAAAVFGSSALAATAPTVHIANGVVQGTHEDGLSIYRGIPFAAPPLGALRWRAPQPVKNWTGVLHADHFAPACMQHLEAWMGPIHDSEDCLYLNVWSPAKSAKANLPVMVWIYGGGFTSGATSIAAYSGENLAKHGVVVVSISYRVGPLGFLALPALSAESKHHVSGNYGLLDQIAGLRWVQHNVAAFGGDPHKVTIFGESAGGISVSMLAASPLAHGLFQSAISESGSSFGPTRTPPAPGENVQTLANAEREGAAFEKHLGASSLAQLRQLPPSTIDDARAAGGEFWPVMDGRVIVGDEYNLYKEGRYNHTPVLIGTNSDEGALFGTPPTREAYLNGVRQRFGPFADRVLAVYPATPAAWRQSSMNLMRDTAFAWGTWSWARLQSRTHGGPVYMYYFDHIQPRPADSPWKNAIGAVHSEEIVYVFEHINQSPNLPWTPVDRKLSADMATYWTNFAKYGTPNGNGLPNWPAFTNASAKVMHFTSAPTVGGVANLHKLEVLNAYFAWRRTPQGEAWVKNHKPAPRHADAH